The DNA sequence CCTTCACCGACAACGATATCGGCGCCCATCTCGCCAGGCGACATCATCGCCCCGAGCGACACGACTTCGGTGACAACCACCACCAGCAGCGCGCCGGCGGCATGGCAGGCCTGCGCCAACGGCGCCAGGTCGGCGACATGACCGAACACATTGGGGTTCTGTACGACGACGCACGACGTCTCGGCATCGATCCCCGCCATCAACGCGTCGATGTCATCCCCGGGCTTGCCCGATTGCAGCGCCGGTTCGCCGACTTCGACCACATCATCGGTAAATTGCGTCAATGTCTTCAGGACATTGACATAATGCGGGTGGACCCCCGCCGAAACCAGCGCCTTCGCGCGCCGCGTCACCCGGCGCGCCATGAAGACGGCCTCCGTCATCGCCGTCGATCCGTCGTACATGCTGGCATTGGCGACGTCCATGCCGAGAAGCCGCGCCACCTGGGTCTGGAATTCGAACAACACCTGCAGCGTGCCCTGGGCGATTTCCGGCTGATAGGGCGTGTACGCCGTCAGGAATTCGCCGCGCTGGATGATATGGTCGACGCTGGCCGGCACATGATGCTTGTAGGCACCGCCGCCGACGAAGAACGGCACCGTCCCTGCCGTCATGTTCTTCGCCGCCATCGCGCCGAGCGCGCGTTCGACCGTCTGTTCGGGTGCGTGCAGCGGCAGCGCGGCGATCGGCGCCGTCAGCCGTGCGCTTTGCGGCACATCGATGAACAGCGCGTCGATATCGGCAGCGCCGATGACCGCCAGCATCGCCTCGCGGTCGGGCTGGGTGAGAGGCAGGTAGCGCATGGCTTACTCTTT is a window from the Polymorphobacter fuscus genome containing:
- the gcvPA gene encoding aminomethyl-transferring glycine dehydrogenase subunit GcvPA; its protein translation is MRYLPLTQPDREAMLAVIGAADIDALFIDVPQSARLTAPIAALPLHAPEQTVERALGAMAAKNMTAGTVPFFVGGGAYKHHVPASVDHIIQRGEFLTAYTPYQPEIAQGTLQVLFEFQTQVARLLGMDVANASMYDGSTAMTEAVFMARRVTRRAKALVSAGVHPHYVNVLKTLTQFTDDVVEVGEPALQSGKPGDDIDALMAGIDAETSCVVVQNPNVFGHVADLAPLAQACHAAGALLVVVVTEVVSLGAMMSPGEMGADIVVGEGQSIGNGLNFGGPYLGLFATRDKYVRQMPGRLCGETVDADGKRGFVLTLSTREQHIRREKATSNICTNSGLCALAFSVHMTLLGEKGLRHLASLNHAHAVQLAERLGRIPGVELVTTTFFNEFTLKLPVEARPVVRKLADRGVLGGISLGRLYPGVAALDRGMLVAVTETATDADFDAFEDALDEVLA